In Molothrus ater isolate BHLD 08-10-18 breed brown headed cowbird chromosome 23, BPBGC_Mater_1.1, whole genome shotgun sequence, a single genomic region encodes these proteins:
- the SZRD1 gene encoding SUZ domain-containing protein 1 isoform X1 has translation MEDEEVAESWEEAADSGEIDRRLEKKLKITQKESRKSKSPPKVPIVIQDDSLPAGPPPQIRILKRPTSNGVLSSSHPASRPAFPVKSLAQREAEYAEARKRILGSASPEEEQEKPILDRPPRISQPEDSRQPNNVIRQPLGPDGSQGFKQRR, from the exons ATGGAAGATGAGGAGGTCGCGGAGAGCTGGGAGGAGGCGGCCGACAGCGGG GAAATAGACAGACGGTTGGAAAAGAAGCTGAAGATCACACAGAAGGAAAG cAGAAAGTCCAAATCTCCTCCCAAAGTGCCGATTGTGATCCAGGACGACAGCCTtcccgcggggccgccgccgcaGATCCGCATCCTGAAGCGGCCCACGAGCAACGGcgtgctcagcagcagccaccccGCCAGCCGCCCCGCCTTCCCCGTCAAATCGCTGGCACAGCGCGAGGCCGAGTACGCCGAGGCCAGGAAACGCATCCTGGGCAGCGCCAGCCccgaggaggagcaggagaagcccATCCTGGacag GCCGCCGCGGATCTCGCAGCCCGAGGACAGCCGGCAGCCCAACAATGTGATCCGGCAGCCGCTGGGCCCCGATGGCTCGCAGGGCTTCAAGCAGCGCAGATAG
- the SZRD1 gene encoding SUZ domain-containing protein 1 isoform X2 codes for MEDEEVAESWEEAADSGEIDRRLEKKLKITQKERKSKSPPKVPIVIQDDSLPAGPPPQIRILKRPTSNGVLSSSHPASRPAFPVKSLAQREAEYAEARKRILGSASPEEEQEKPILDRPPRISQPEDSRQPNNVIRQPLGPDGSQGFKQRR; via the exons ATGGAAGATGAGGAGGTCGCGGAGAGCTGGGAGGAGGCGGCCGACAGCGGG GAAATAGACAGACGGTTGGAAAAGAAGCTGAAGATCACACAGAAGGAAAG AAAGTCCAAATCTCCTCCCAAAGTGCCGATTGTGATCCAGGACGACAGCCTtcccgcggggccgccgccgcaGATCCGCATCCTGAAGCGGCCCACGAGCAACGGcgtgctcagcagcagccaccccGCCAGCCGCCCCGCCTTCCCCGTCAAATCGCTGGCACAGCGCGAGGCCGAGTACGCCGAGGCCAGGAAACGCATCCTGGGCAGCGCCAGCCccgaggaggagcaggagaagcccATCCTGGacag GCCGCCGCGGATCTCGCAGCCCGAGGACAGCCGGCAGCCCAACAATGTGATCCGGCAGCCGCTGGGCCCCGATGGCTCGCAGGGCTTCAAGCAGCGCAGATAG